A genome region from Nocardia sp. NBC_01730 includes the following:
- a CDS encoding HpcH/HpaI aldolase family protein: MTMRVNAVKRKITAGEPVHGLFCSIPAPALVEMIGYGGYDFVVLDTEHTQLDPQQLENLIRAAETTALTPLVRVPSNDPGAILRALDAGALGIVVPHVCSRADIDTAIKAAYYTPIGMRSLGSGRTTRFGSADPVQHLAAANAEIMMVPLLEDADGVEAIDDILTGGNIDLVLPGPGDLSQSYGVPWQLRHPLVLSAVDRLHNACSNHDVPFGAIVRTTERYAHWHEAGVRAFVHGDAADMAAAALRNNLAVLRS, from the coding sequence ATGACGATGCGTGTGAACGCTGTCAAGCGAAAGATCACGGCCGGTGAGCCGGTACACGGGTTGTTCTGCTCGATCCCCGCCCCCGCGCTCGTCGAAATGATCGGTTACGGCGGTTACGACTTCGTTGTCCTCGACACCGAGCACACCCAGCTCGACCCACAGCAGCTGGAGAACTTGATCCGCGCCGCGGAGACGACCGCCCTCACACCATTGGTGCGAGTCCCATCAAACGATCCGGGCGCAATCCTGCGGGCCCTGGACGCCGGCGCGCTCGGCATCGTCGTACCACATGTGTGCAGCCGCGCCGACATCGACACCGCCATCAAAGCCGCCTACTACACCCCCATTGGAATGCGGTCGCTAGGAAGCGGGCGGACCACGCGATTCGGATCGGCCGATCCGGTCCAGCATCTGGCTGCAGCCAACGCCGAAATCATGATGGTCCCGTTGCTCGAGGACGCCGACGGTGTCGAAGCGATCGACGACATCCTGACCGGCGGCAATATCGACCTGGTGCTGCCCGGCCCCGGAGATCTGTCCCAATCCTACGGCGTGCCTTGGCAATTGCGGCACCCGCTGGTGCTCTCGGCGGTCGACCGGCTGCACAACGCTTGCTCCAACCACGACGTGCCGTTCGGGGCGATCGTCCGCACCACGGAGCGGTACGCCCACTGGCACGAGGCCGGGGTTCGGGCTTTCGTGCACGGCGACGCGGCCGACATGGCAGCCGCGGCACTGCGAAACAACCTCGCCGTGCTGCGCAGCTGA
- a CDS encoding type III PLP-dependent enzyme gives MIPLSDAVRTKIDTLASAELPAYIYDLAGLRDHAAFIRSVLPERVTLYYAAKANPESKILAALSTIVDGFEVSSGGELSHVAEVVPGLPLAFGGPGKTRAELRAALDLGVHRIHVESVGELRMLAQLAADRPGLLVSVLLRVNVPVGSKALSGSALSMGGRPSQFGLDPSQAEIAAAALAGNKFPSLRWEGVHAHLASGLEATDLVEVAESVVRWSTDIAQRHGVQLTEVNVGGGMNVDYRMPGDCFDWTTYGSGLAAIADAWPGLQLSIEPGRAMTAYCGWYVTDVLDVKPSHGAGFAVVRGGTHHLRTPAAKGHDQPCAVVAVDGWDNPWPRPTAAGRMVTICGQLCTPKDTLARNVPAVGLRVGDRVAFGLAGAYAWNISHHNFLMHPPPSVHIVDDALHAEVE, from the coding sequence ATGATTCCGCTCAGCGACGCGGTGCGCACGAAGATCGACACCCTGGCCTCCGCCGAACTTCCCGCCTACATCTACGACCTCGCCGGACTACGCGACCACGCCGCATTCATACGGTCTGTGTTACCCGAACGGGTCACACTGTATTACGCGGCCAAGGCCAACCCCGAATCAAAAATCCTTGCGGCACTGTCCACGATTGTCGACGGCTTCGAAGTCTCCTCCGGTGGCGAGTTGTCCCACGTCGCCGAAGTGGTTCCGGGACTGCCGCTGGCTTTCGGCGGTCCAGGCAAGACACGTGCTGAACTGAGGGCAGCGCTCGACCTCGGCGTGCATCGGATTCACGTGGAGAGTGTCGGTGAACTGCGGATGCTTGCACAACTGGCCGCCGACCGGCCAGGGCTGCTAGTTAGCGTGCTGCTTCGGGTGAACGTACCCGTCGGCAGCAAAGCACTGTCCGGTAGTGCCCTGTCAATGGGCGGCCGACCGTCTCAATTCGGCCTGGATCCGAGTCAGGCCGAGATCGCCGCCGCCGCTCTGGCCGGCAACAAATTCCCAAGTTTGCGCTGGGAGGGTGTTCACGCGCATCTGGCCAGCGGGCTCGAAGCCACCGATCTGGTCGAGGTTGCGGAATCGGTGGTGCGGTGGTCGACTGACATTGCGCAGCGCCACGGTGTTCAACTCACCGAGGTGAATGTGGGCGGCGGAATGAACGTCGACTATCGAATGCCTGGTGACTGCTTCGATTGGACCACCTATGGCTCGGGTCTCGCGGCTATCGCCGACGCCTGGCCCGGGCTGCAATTGAGCATCGAACCCGGACGAGCGATGACCGCGTACTGCGGCTGGTACGTCACCGACGTATTGGACGTGAAGCCCAGTCACGGTGCGGGATTCGCCGTGGTCCGAGGCGGAACACACCATCTGCGTACCCCCGCCGCCAAAGGCCACGACCAACCTTGTGCAGTCGTGGCCGTGGATGGGTGGGACAACCCATGGCCGCGGCCGACCGCTGCAGGTCGAATGGTCACCATCTGCGGGCAGCTGTGCACACCGAAAGACACTTTAGCCAGGAATGTTCCAGCCGTCGGCCTGCGCGTGGGAGACCGCGTGGCCTTCGGGCTCGCCGGCGCCTACGCATGGAACATCTCCCATCACAACTTCTTGATGCATCCGCCGCCCAGCGTCCATATCGTCGACGACGCACTGCACGCGGAGGTCGAATGA
- a CDS encoding IucA/IucC family protein, whose amino-acid sequence MSSLNTAEPTESLDAATVQPTAAESPGLHPQTADRLPVPDDVVAHTLLNCLLREVSGPEHQATVTDDHIILRLPRRGVLLRAQLRRTSLFGAHRFRGPVRELRAGGWATVSWRELASHIRDELSLRTGVANDEFLDQVANSHETVTAAVNYHREGPTDIDYLTSEQSLLFGHRFHPTPKSRSGEQESWTRYAPEFGAVFGLRLLAVRSHLIAEESADTAALTAIDNLHADLPAGFRLLPVHPWQYELLRDNTALYTALERGDIVDLGTGDRAFAATASVRTLYDGETFLKFSLNVRITNCLRKNATYELSGAVALTRILHPVFDDLAQRFPAAVILREPAYRSLALPGADGTADRALLEGFGVIVREGLARRLRPGVTALLTAAVADEYPTSSAHISQLIRGHNSDDVLRWWTAYLDLAVPPVLAAYFDHGVVLEPHLQNVVIGVDTSGLPVQVLFRDLEGTKLLPERHAAALAGLLPEVADRMSYDAQQGWSRVVYCLLVNNVAETLAVLADLRPDLERDLWHRVYTTLRRYADENSCPPSLSALLAGVPLPAKANLLTRWERKADRDAGYVQIPSPFVSADQVPAQTNTTETVGGR is encoded by the coding sequence ATGTCTTCACTCAACACCGCCGAGCCAACCGAATCACTGGACGCGGCGACAGTCCAGCCAACTGCGGCCGAATCACCCGGCCTGCACCCACAAACTGCCGACCGCCTACCCGTTCCCGATGACGTTGTGGCTCACACCCTGCTCAACTGTCTACTCCGTGAGGTGTCCGGGCCGGAGCATCAGGCCACAGTGACCGACGACCACATAATCCTGCGGCTACCGCGGCGAGGCGTACTGCTCCGCGCGCAACTACGGCGAACCTCGTTGTTCGGTGCACATCGATTCCGCGGTCCGGTGCGTGAACTGCGGGCCGGCGGCTGGGCCACGGTGAGCTGGCGAGAACTGGCATCGCACATCCGCGACGAATTGTCCCTGCGCACCGGTGTCGCCAACGACGAGTTCCTCGACCAGGTCGCCAACAGCCACGAAACCGTCACCGCGGCTGTGAACTACCACCGCGAGGGGCCCACAGACATCGATTACCTGACATCGGAGCAGTCGCTGCTGTTCGGCCACCGCTTCCACCCCACGCCGAAGTCGCGCAGCGGTGAGCAGGAGTCCTGGACACGGTACGCCCCTGAGTTCGGTGCCGTGTTCGGGCTCCGTCTGCTGGCCGTACGATCGCACCTGATCGCGGAAGAATCCGCCGACACCGCAGCGCTGACAGCAATCGATAACCTGCACGCCGATCTGCCCGCAGGCTTCCGGTTGTTGCCCGTACATCCGTGGCAGTACGAGCTATTACGAGACAACACTGCGTTGTACACCGCGCTCGAGCGCGGTGACATCGTGGATCTGGGCACCGGGGACCGAGCCTTCGCCGCCACCGCCTCGGTGCGCACACTCTACGACGGCGAGACATTCCTGAAGTTCAGCCTCAACGTCCGCATCACCAACTGCCTGCGTAAGAACGCCACCTACGAACTGTCCGGCGCAGTGGCCTTGACCCGCATCCTGCACCCGGTCTTCGACGACCTCGCGCAGCGGTTCCCAGCTGCGGTGATACTGCGCGAACCCGCCTATCGCAGCCTGGCCCTCCCAGGGGCCGACGGGACCGCAGACCGCGCACTACTGGAAGGTTTCGGTGTCATCGTCCGGGAAGGTCTCGCCCGGCGGCTGCGGCCCGGCGTCACCGCCCTGCTCACCGCCGCGGTCGCCGACGAGTACCCGACCAGCTCAGCGCACATCTCGCAATTAATCCGCGGACACAACAGTGACGACGTATTGCGATGGTGGACAGCCTATCTCGACCTGGCCGTCCCACCAGTGCTAGCCGCATACTTCGACCACGGAGTCGTGCTGGAACCACACTTGCAGAACGTCGTGATCGGTGTCGACACCAGCGGCCTGCCCGTGCAGGTGTTGTTCCGTGATCTGGAAGGCACGAAGCTGCTGCCCGAGCGGCATGCCGCAGCGCTGGCAGGGCTGTTGCCCGAGGTGGCCGACCGGATGAGCTACGACGCCCAGCAGGGCTGGAGTCGCGTCGTGTACTGCTTGCTGGTCAACAACGTTGCGGAAACCCTGGCCGTACTGGCTGATCTGCGACCCGACCTGGAACGGGATCTCTGGCACCGGGTTTACACGACACTGCGTCGATACGCAGATGAAAATAGTTGCCCTCCAAGCCTTTCTGCGCTTCTTGCGGGAGTTCCGCTGCCCGCCAAGGCCAATCTGCTGACCCGCTGGGAACGCAAAGCTGACCGTGACGCCGGCTACGTCCAGATCCCGTCCCCGTTCGTGAGCGCCGACCAAGTTCCAGCGCAGACGAACACTACCGAAACCGTAGGGGGTCGGTGA
- a CDS encoding MFS transporter encodes MTTIDQRRPVKIAGDQQVYLVAGCYFVASFAALGLPPYLTAMLPELGDPNARWAGLLYVVPTVFGGLGAPLWGRLADRFGRKKLLLRAQLGLTLAFILAGWADSLPVFTAALVLQGVLGGTFAASNGYLGAALQAPALTRALTILQASARAALVFAPIVIGLLSPWLSPHRQYLVLALLPLGAALLLAKLPEPEPYKQLTDSETSTGTTTHMSLRGLFALEFTVVFATVVSFPYLVMLIGTRLPGLPPVVAGVLFALPHLIYLITVIPVQRRLRGGVTRPVAVGFACLAVGSIAHMVIGSLAGFILARLMLGVGLTLCLLGRNALAAQCAAGRAPGGMFGSLEFFAKAGAVAAGVTATAAAVRFGPAAPTAAGGLAAAAGMTVALATMFRSHVSHD; translated from the coding sequence ATGACGACTATCGACCAGCGCCGTCCAGTGAAAATCGCCGGCGACCAGCAAGTTTATCTGGTGGCGGGCTGTTACTTCGTGGCCTCGTTCGCCGCCCTGGGACTGCCGCCGTATCTGACCGCCATGCTCCCAGAGTTGGGTGATCCCAATGCCCGATGGGCGGGTCTGCTGTATGTCGTACCGACCGTGTTCGGTGGGCTGGGGGCGCCGCTGTGGGGCAGGCTGGCCGACCGGTTCGGACGCAAGAAATTGTTGTTGCGTGCCCAGCTCGGCCTGACGTTGGCGTTTATCTTGGCGGGCTGGGCGGATTCGCTGCCGGTATTCACTGCGGCACTGGTCCTGCAGGGGGTGCTGGGCGGCACGTTCGCCGCGTCGAACGGTTATCTCGGTGCGGCGCTGCAAGCTCCGGCGCTGACGCGGGCGTTGACCATCCTGCAGGCCAGCGCCCGCGCCGCACTGGTGTTCGCGCCGATTGTGATCGGGCTACTCTCGCCATGGCTTTCGCCGCACCGACAGTACCTGGTGCTCGCGCTGTTGCCACTCGGCGCCGCGTTGCTGCTCGCGAAGCTGCCGGAGCCGGAGCCATACAAGCAGCTCACTGATTCCGAAACATCGACTGGCACAACCACTCACATGTCGCTGCGTGGGCTGTTCGCGCTGGAATTCACGGTGGTGTTCGCGACCGTGGTCTCGTTTCCGTATCTGGTGATGTTGATCGGCACCCGACTGCCGGGGCTGCCACCGGTTGTCGCCGGGGTGTTGTTCGCGCTGCCGCACTTGATCTATCTGATCACGGTCATACCGGTACAGCGACGGCTGCGCGGCGGGGTGACCCGGCCGGTTGCAGTCGGATTCGCCTGTCTGGCCGTCGGTTCTATCGCGCACATGGTGATCGGATCACTGGCCGGGTTCATCCTGGCCCGGCTCATGCTGGGTGTGGGCCTCACCCTGTGCCTGCTGGGCCGTAACGCTCTTGCTGCACAGTGCGCCGCGGGGCGCGCACCCGGCGGCATGTTCGGCTCGTTGGAGTTCTTCGCCAAGGCCGGCGCCGTGGCCGCCGGGGTTACGGCCACCGCCGCTGCTGTCCGGTTCGGCCCTGCCGCACCTACTGCTGCGGGTGGCCTGGCAGCCGCGGCCGGCATGACCGTCGCACTGGCCACCATGTTCCGCTCGCACGTCTCACACGACTGA
- a CDS encoding IucA/IucC family protein, whose protein sequence is MTVTSARHPEPTGYPDTDETELVSRVLATLLREDVVGLRTHATRLTREDGDWVRLAGTTAFGPDALLLPVQPDGFLCADSVREPLVLRESDGRQLRTIADVLTALTAFADHTDHTGFAAFAEECGQALATMRLHRKTGSWVSARLIAHYGRQLDDWTGGAGLAFDTLAARLDHPVHPAGRARSGLSANQLRCYAPEFHPRFRLRWLAVPRTALIIAGRSEFPEYWPTPGRVGLRRLADSHVLLPVHPLTVGATLDLALRESGLSDECVLLDRPYLEVVPTLSMRTVASAGDPAQHLKLPLATATLGQRNLRTIRPRTLADGALCQQLLIAVITREERFQTMILLADESTYAHAGHELLAVLCRRYPAALDGAVVVPMAALLSEAPDGRRVLDHLADRFYSGDPVALFDAWIRLLFDWQITLFGYGIALEAHQQNISLVLDIVPSAAGAMTRLRLLFKDNDTPRVNTARLQARIGAEPATFIDPRINVTDDQPLTDLFITITMHLCAGWYAFELARLGYAPLSQLLGQVRDRLEEAISRIDLVAGARLRAALLDAPTLPVKAMVSAGTLLSKQRSGAADINKHYTSGPNYLRHLGSYQ, encoded by the coding sequence GTGACCGTGACCTCCGCCCGTCACCCGGAACCAACCGGGTATCCCGACACGGATGAAACAGAGCTGGTGTCGCGGGTGCTCGCAACCCTGCTGCGCGAGGATGTCGTCGGTCTGCGCACACACGCCACCCGGCTGACGCGCGAAGACGGGGACTGGGTGCGGCTGGCCGGGACGACCGCTTTCGGCCCCGATGCCCTACTGCTGCCGGTGCAGCCGGACGGGTTCCTGTGCGCCGACTCCGTCCGCGAGCCGCTGGTCCTGCGTGAATCCGACGGTCGACAGCTGCGGACCATCGCGGACGTCCTCACTGCGCTGACCGCTTTCGCCGATCACACCGATCACACCGGATTCGCCGCCTTCGCTGAGGAATGTGGCCAAGCCCTGGCGACGATGCGGCTGCATCGGAAGACCGGGAGCTGGGTCTCGGCGCGGCTGATCGCGCACTACGGTCGACAACTAGACGACTGGACCGGTGGTGCCGGCCTCGCCTTCGACACCCTGGCTGCCCGCCTCGATCACCCGGTGCACCCGGCCGGACGCGCCCGATCGGGGTTGAGTGCCAACCAATTACGTTGCTATGCACCGGAATTCCATCCCCGATTCCGGCTTCGCTGGCTGGCAGTGCCGCGAACCGCACTGATCATCGCCGGCAGATCCGAATTCCCAGAGTATTGGCCAACCCCCGGCCGCGTCGGCTTGCGACGGCTGGCCGACAGCCATGTATTGCTACCGGTACACCCACTGACCGTGGGCGCTACGCTCGATTTGGCGCTGCGCGAATCGGGTTTGAGCGACGAGTGCGTGTTGTTGGACCGGCCCTATCTCGAAGTGGTGCCGACACTGTCCATGCGGACAGTGGCCAGCGCCGGCGACCCTGCCCAACACCTGAAGCTGCCGCTTGCGACCGCGACCCTGGGGCAGCGCAACCTGCGCACTATTCGCCCGCGCACTCTCGCTGATGGTGCACTCTGCCAACAGTTGCTGATCGCAGTGATCACCCGCGAGGAGCGGTTCCAGACCATGATCCTGCTCGCCGACGAGAGTACCTACGCACACGCCGGGCATGAACTGCTGGCGGTACTGTGCCGCCGCTACCCAGCGGCGCTCGACGGAGCGGTGGTGGTACCGATGGCCGCGCTGCTCAGCGAGGCCCCCGATGGACGCCGAGTCCTGGACCATCTCGCCGACCGGTTCTACAGCGGCGACCCGGTCGCGCTCTTCGATGCCTGGATCAGACTGCTCTTCGATTGGCAGATCACCCTTTTCGGATACGGTATCGCGCTCGAGGCGCACCAGCAGAACATCTCGCTGGTACTCGACATCGTCCCGTCGGCCGCTGGCGCGATGACCCGGCTGCGGCTGCTGTTCAAGGACAACGACACACCGCGGGTCAATACAGCCCGCCTGCAGGCACGGATCGGCGCCGAACCGGCAACATTCATCGACCCCCGCATCAACGTCACCGACGACCAGCCGCTCACCGACCTGTTCATCACGATCACCATGCACCTGTGCGCCGGCTGGTACGCATTCGAACTTGCTCGTCTCGGGTATGCGCCGCTGTCCCAGTTGTTGGGGCAGGTGCGTGACCGGCTCGAGGAAGCCATCTCACGTATCGACCTTGTGGCTGGGGCTCGGCTGCGCGCCGCTCTACTCGACGCACCGACGCTGCCGGTGAAGGCGATGGTGAGCGCGGGGACGCTGCTCAGCAAACAGCGATCCGGCGCGGCCGATATCAACAAGCACTACACCAGCGGGCCCAACTACCTTCGGCATCTTGGGAGTTACCAATGA